A single Deltaproteobacteria bacterium DNA region contains:
- a CDS encoding CHAT domain-containing protein: MNMIVSPNSMKFMLLLLLYLQLMGCYAMGPNNFTLYSEGRFSELAQYEEMEITKPNKSGADKISDIYYLCEAYFNLKKYDKVFSCIDNLEVNLKRINMWLLGVPTRPSMIRAAANLELGNYSQALKDAQVIYSEHTISDVNIEMWRTVVNIRRLSLLTIAYALNNDRANAEKTLGTLENTKIPVYGWGRILTEKRVCLARAYMTLGKYDKALSELTEGVALSMFSAVFRPLGNLLLSGTNPFAEQTYDSYVQVPRYFMMSKALLETGNIEKAKQGYDSLLERQLISSNGEIYWLILYDRGRIAEKEGSLDQAIDFYKRAIEVIEQQRSTINTEVNKIGFVGDKQDVYHHLIRVLYSRKEYDKAFEYVERAKSRALVDLLAAKKDFAVKVGDAQEIRSMMAKNDAIEVEAINQDTAIDKSNTRGVSIKVKDEIINKAPELASLVTVTSKPVTELQNILPQDEILLEYYYRDKDLYAFILSSKTLTAIKLNGDNLAEDVIAFRKSIEMLNSAHFLDISLKLYQRLFQPIEHAIDKRRLTIVPHSVLHYLPINALHDGGNYLIDRYSIRMMPSADALRYLTGKKSTNKAGILAFGNPDLGDPKYDLAYAQKEAIEVIKTSPNSKVFLRKEASEEALRKYGSSYNYIHFATHGQFYAETPLKSALRLSPDSQYDGVISADKLYSMQLDADLVTLSACDTGLSKIANGDDLVGLTRGFLYAGSSSIVASLWKVDDLATSQLMMRFYKEMQGTDKREALRTAALETKEKYPHPYYWASFQLTGMSE; encoded by the coding sequence ATGAATATGATAGTATCCCCTAACTCAATGAAATTCATGTTATTGTTGCTGTTATACCTGCAACTGATGGGGTGCTATGCTATGGGCCCAAATAATTTCACACTTTACAGCGAGGGTCGGTTCTCGGAATTGGCGCAGTATGAAGAAATGGAAATCACCAAGCCGAACAAGAGTGGAGCAGATAAAATATCGGACATATATTATCTGTGCGAAGCCTACTTTAATCTAAAAAAATACGATAAGGTATTCAGTTGTATCGACAATTTGGAAGTCAATTTAAAAAGGATAAATATGTGGCTGCTTGGTGTTCCAACGCGGCCTTCCATGATTCGTGCCGCTGCTAATTTGGAACTCGGCAATTATTCCCAGGCACTGAAAGATGCTCAGGTGATCTATTCAGAACATACCATAAGCGATGTCAATATCGAAATGTGGCGTACAGTCGTAAATATTCGGAGGCTGTCTCTTCTCACGATTGCCTATGCACTCAATAACGATCGGGCCAATGCTGAAAAAACCTTGGGAACTTTAGAGAACACCAAAATACCCGTTTACGGTTGGGGAAGGATCTTAACGGAGAAACGTGTTTGTCTGGCCAGAGCCTATATGACATTGGGTAAATACGACAAGGCACTCTCAGAATTGACTGAAGGTGTGGCTTTGTCTATGTTCAGCGCAGTCTTTCGCCCGCTCGGGAATCTTCTTTTATCAGGTACCAATCCTTTTGCCGAACAGACATATGATTCTTATGTACAGGTACCCAGGTATTTCATGATGAGTAAAGCACTTCTGGAAACCGGCAACATTGAGAAAGCAAAGCAGGGATACGATAGCCTTCTGGAAAGACAGTTGATATCAAGCAACGGCGAGATCTACTGGCTTATATTATACGATAGGGGGCGGATTGCCGAGAAGGAAGGCTCCCTTGACCAAGCCATAGATTTCTACAAAAGGGCAATTGAAGTTATTGAGCAACAGCGCTCGACCATCAACACTGAAGTGAATAAGATAGGCTTTGTCGGTGACAAACAGGATGTTTACCACCACCTCATCCGGGTTTTATATAGCCGAAAAGAATATGACAAGGCATTCGAATATGTTGAAAGAGCTAAATCAAGGGCTCTTGTTGATTTGCTTGCGGCTAAGAAGGATTTTGCGGTAAAGGTAGGAGATGCACAAGAAATCCGCTCCATGATGGCAAAGAATGATGCAATAGAAGTAGAAGCAATTAATCAGGATACAGCGATAGATAAATCAAATACACGGGGTGTAAGTATAAAGGTAAAGGATGAAATAATAAATAAAGCACCTGAATTAGCATCTTTAGTTACAGTAACATCAAAACCTGTAACAGAGCTTCAGAATATCCTGCCACAAGACGAAATTCTTTTGGAATATTACTACAGAGATAAAGACTTGTATGCTTTCATCCTTTCCTCAAAAACACTTACCGCCATAAAACTAAATGGTGATAATTTAGCGGAGGACGTCATCGCATTTCGTAAATCTATTGAAATGCTTAACTCGGCTCACTTCTTAGACATTTCTTTGAAACTGTACCAGCGATTGTTTCAGCCAATTGAGCATGCCATAGACAAACGAAGACTGACTATAGTACCTCATAGTGTTTTGCATTACTTACCAATAAATGCTCTTCATGACGGGGGAAATTATTTGATAGATCGTTATAGCATTCGCATGATGCCCAGCGCTGATGCTTTGAGATACTTGACTGGAAAGAAATCAACTAATAAAGCTGGCATATTGGCTTTCGGCAACCCTGATCTTGGTGATCCCAAGTATGATCTGGCATATGCACAAAAAGAAGCGATCGAGGTAATTAAAACATCTCCCAATTCAAAAGTGTTTTTAAGAAAAGAGGCCTCTGAGGAAGCTTTACGCAAATACGGCAGTAGTTATAACTATATTCATTTTGCCACACATGGTCAGTTTTATGCTGAAACGCCCTTGAAATCCGCGCTTCGACTATCTCCAGACTCTCAATACGATGGCGTGATCTCCGCTGATAAACTATATTCTATGCAATTGGATGCTGATTTAGTAACACTTAGTGCATGTGATACAGGATTAAGCAAGATTGCCAATGGTGATGATCTGGTAGGATTGACTAGGGGATTCCTGTATGCTGGCAGCAGTTCCATTGTAGCAAGTCTCTGGAAGGTGGATGACCTTGCAACTTCGCAACTAATGATGCGTTTCTATAAAGAGATGCAGGGTACCGATAAAAGAGAAGCATTGAGAACAGCAGCGCTTGAGACCAAGGAAAAATATCCGCACCCCTACTACTGGGCTTCATTCCAGCTAACGGGGATGTCGGAATGA
- a CDS encoding DUF4384 domain-containing protein, translating into MKKTILILVLFIIISSPLYAAQSTITDAEGYACMGDDKTRRQTEQQALTEAKRNAAEKTLSYLKSETQIKDFQLEKDVLSAYANSSIKIIQELEKSWYKDLSSGDCYRMKIKAEVTPDEKAMLKITTGRNVVDDPAGPLTVQVWTGKKDYKQGEKIKVYLKGNKPFYARLLYKDASGNLVQLLPNPFRKDNYFNGGVIYELPSGNDKFDLEVSPPFCQEDIILYASTVQLGDLRLENRGEVYGVKTVSKDIGISTRGVKVLQVGNSKVTAAAEFFEERAVVNTGRDEYDSIP; encoded by the coding sequence GTGAAGAAAACAATACTCATCTTAGTTCTATTCATCATAATTTCCTCTCCGCTTTACGCCGCCCAATCCACCATAACCGATGCCGAGGGTTATGCCTGTATGGGAGACGACAAGACGCGAAGGCAGACAGAACAACAGGCCTTGACCGAAGCAAAACGGAATGCCGCCGAAAAAACCCTGAGCTATCTAAAAAGCGAAACCCAAATCAAAGATTTTCAGCTGGAAAAGGACGTTTTAAGCGCCTACGCCAACTCCTCCATCAAAATCATTCAGGAACTGGAAAAGTCCTGGTATAAGGACCTATCATCAGGAGACTGTTACCGGATGAAGATCAAGGCCGAAGTAACGCCCGATGAAAAGGCCATGCTAAAGATCACTACGGGGAGAAACGTGGTTGACGACCCTGCCGGCCCCCTAACCGTACAGGTTTGGACTGGTAAGAAAGACTATAAGCAGGGTGAGAAGATCAAGGTGTATCTGAAGGGAAATAAGCCCTTTTATGCCCGCTTGTTGTATAAGGACGCAAGCGGTAATTTGGTGCAATTACTGCCCAATCCCTTTCGGAAGGATAACTATTTCAACGGTGGGGTTATCTATGAATTGCCCTCCGGCAATGACAAATTTGACCTGGAGGTAAGCCCGCCCTTTTGCCAGGAGGACATCATTCTCTATGCCAGCACAGTCCAGCTCGGGGATCTCCGATTGGAAAACCGAGGCGAGGTCTACGGAGTCAAAACCGTGTCCAAGGATATTGGCATTAGCACCAGAGGGGTGAAGGTGTTGCAGGTAGGCAACAGCAAGGTCACGGCGGCGGCAGAATTTTTTGAAGAGAGGGCAGTTGTAAATACGGGGAGGGATGAATATGATAGTATCCCCTAA